The following coding sequences lie in one Arachis ipaensis cultivar K30076 chromosome B05, Araip1.1, whole genome shotgun sequence genomic window:
- the LOC107642833 gene encoding aldehyde dehydrogenase family 3 member F1 isoform X3, producing MNPGEKEEVCSRTVLLCTQISLRVVMVFPAVTVAIAVYAVCSCHHPPRSSHLLTEYYGSGETKKVSWRESQLKGLRRFLIEKEEDILKALMLDLGKHQVEAFKDEIGTLMKSLNFALSNLKYWISGKKAKLPQIALLSSAEIVPEPLGLVLIISSWNFPFGLSLEPLIGAVAAGNTVVLKPSELSPACSSILALGLPNFLDLPIIRKQSSEL from the exons ATGAACCCAGGGGAGAAGGAGGAGGTCTGTTCTCGCACCGTCCTGCTCTGCACCCAG ATCTCACTTCGCGTAGTCATGGTCTTCCCCGCAGTCACAGTCGCAATCGCCGTCTACGCAGTTTGTAGCTGCCATCATCCTCCGCGCAGTTCCCACCTGCTCACG GAGTATTATGGGAGTGGAGAGACAAAGAAAGTGTCATGGAGAGAATCACAACTCAAAGGGTTGCGTCGTTTCctcattgaaaaagaagaagatatttTGAAGGCCTTAATGCTCGACTTAGGAAAGCATCAAGTTGAAGCTTTTAAAGATGAG ATAGGAACTTTGATGAAGTCCTTGAATTTTGCATTGAGTAACTTAAAATATTGGATATCAGGCAAAAAG GCTAAATTGCCACAAATAGCACTGCTTAGTAGTGCAGAAATTGTTCCTGAACCTCTGGGCCTAGTCCTCATTATTTCATCTTGGAATTTCCCCTTTG GTTTATCCTTGGAGCCACTAATAGGAGCAGTAGCAGCTGGAAACACAGTGGTCTTAAAGCCTTCAGAGTTGTCACCAGCATGTTCTTCCATACTTGCCCTTGGACTTCCCAATTTCTTGGACCTCCCAATCATAAG GAAGCAATCTTCAGAGTTATAG
- the LOC107642833 gene encoding methylmalonate semialdehyde dehydrogenase [acylating] isoform X1 — translation MLREEREKRRRRGKGGRSRAGAAEFAAAVALPCRRKARTARERTAKREGDRISSPRSQRRRRPHRGSTPSRLATAATTKLAVVAIEAEERESVFAKRGRARAHEGEERRKGKEKQKTMNPGEKEEVCSRTVLLCTQISLRVVMVFPAVTVAIAVYAVCSCHHPPRSSHLLTEYYGSGETKKVSWRESQLKGLRRFLIEKEEDILKALMLDLGKHQVEAFKDEIGTLMKSLNFALSNLKYWISGKKAKLPQIALLSSAEIVPEPLGLVLIISSWNFPFGLSLEPLIGAVAAGNTVVLKPSELSPACSSILALGLPNFLDLPIIRKQSSEL, via the exons atgttaagagaagagagggagaaacggAGAAGGAGAGGAAAGGGAGGAAGGAGCCGGGCCGGCGCTGCTGAGTTCGCCGCCGCCGTCGCGTTGCCGTGCCGTCGGAAAGCCAGAACTGCAAGAGAAAGAACTGCGAAGAGAGAGGGAGACCGCATCAGCTCACCACGAAGCCAGCGCCGTCGTCGTCCTCATCGCGGGTCTACACCGTCGCGTCTTGCCACCGCCGCCACCACTAAGCTTGCCGTCGTCGCCATTGAAgccgaagagagagagagtgtgttcGCGAAGAGAGGGAGAGCGCGCGCTCACGAAGGAGAAGAACGACGAAAAGGGAAGGAGAAGCAGAAGACGATGAACCCAGGGGAGAAGGAGGAGGTCTGTTCTCGCACCGTCCTGCTCTGCACCCAG ATCTCACTTCGCGTAGTCATGGTCTTCCCCGCAGTCACAGTCGCAATCGCCGTCTACGCAGTTTGTAGCTGCCATCATCCTCCGCGCAGTTCCCACCTGCTCACG GAGTATTATGGGAGTGGAGAGACAAAGAAAGTGTCATGGAGAGAATCACAACTCAAAGGGTTGCGTCGTTTCctcattgaaaaagaagaagatatttTGAAGGCCTTAATGCTCGACTTAGGAAAGCATCAAGTTGAAGCTTTTAAAGATGAG ATAGGAACTTTGATGAAGTCCTTGAATTTTGCATTGAGTAACTTAAAATATTGGATATCAGGCAAAAAG GCTAAATTGCCACAAATAGCACTGCTTAGTAGTGCAGAAATTGTTCCTGAACCTCTGGGCCTAGTCCTCATTATTTCATCTTGGAATTTCCCCTTTG GTTTATCCTTGGAGCCACTAATAGGAGCAGTAGCAGCTGGAAACACAGTGGTCTTAAAGCCTTCAGAGTTGTCACCAGCATGTTCTTCCATACTTGCCCTTGGACTTCCCAATTTCTTGGACCTCCCAATCATAAG GAAGCAATCTTCAGAGTTATAG
- the LOC107642833 gene encoding methylmalonate semialdehyde dehydrogenase [acylating] isoform X2: MLREEREKRRRRGKGGRSRAGAAEFAAAVALPCRRKARTARERTAKREGDRISSPRSQRRRRPHRGSTPSRLATAATTKLAVVAIEAEERESVFAKRGRARAHEGEERRKGKEKQKTMNPGEKEEVCSRTVLLCTQISLRVVMVFPAVTVAIAVYAVCSCHHPPRSSHLLTEYYGSGETKKVSWRESQLKGLRRFLIEKEEDILKALMLDLGKHQVEAFKDEIGTLMKSLNFALSNLKYWISGKKAKLPQIALLSSAEIVPEPLGLVLIISSWNFPFGLSLEPLIGAVAAGNTVVLKPSELSPACSSILALGLPNFLDLPIIRCLKIH, translated from the exons atgttaagagaagagagggagaaacggAGAAGGAGAGGAAAGGGAGGAAGGAGCCGGGCCGGCGCTGCTGAGTTCGCCGCCGCCGTCGCGTTGCCGTGCCGTCGGAAAGCCAGAACTGCAAGAGAAAGAACTGCGAAGAGAGAGGGAGACCGCATCAGCTCACCACGAAGCCAGCGCCGTCGTCGTCCTCATCGCGGGTCTACACCGTCGCGTCTTGCCACCGCCGCCACCACTAAGCTTGCCGTCGTCGCCATTGAAgccgaagagagagagagtgtgttcGCGAAGAGAGGGAGAGCGCGCGCTCACGAAGGAGAAGAACGACGAAAAGGGAAGGAGAAGCAGAAGACGATGAACCCAGGGGAGAAGGAGGAGGTCTGTTCTCGCACCGTCCTGCTCTGCACCCAG ATCTCACTTCGCGTAGTCATGGTCTTCCCCGCAGTCACAGTCGCAATCGCCGTCTACGCAGTTTGTAGCTGCCATCATCCTCCGCGCAGTTCCCACCTGCTCACG GAGTATTATGGGAGTGGAGAGACAAAGAAAGTGTCATGGAGAGAATCACAACTCAAAGGGTTGCGTCGTTTCctcattgaaaaagaagaagatatttTGAAGGCCTTAATGCTCGACTTAGGAAAGCATCAAGTTGAAGCTTTTAAAGATGAG ATAGGAACTTTGATGAAGTCCTTGAATTTTGCATTGAGTAACTTAAAATATTGGATATCAGGCAAAAAG GCTAAATTGCCACAAATAGCACTGCTTAGTAGTGCAGAAATTGTTCCTGAACCTCTGGGCCTAGTCCTCATTATTTCATCTTGGAATTTCCCCTTTG GTTTATCCTTGGAGCCACTAATAGGAGCAGTAGCAGCTGGAAACACAGTGGTCTTAAAGCCTTCAGAGTTGTCACCAGCATGTTCTTCCATACTTGCCCTTGGACTTCCCAATTTCTTGGACCTCCCAATCATAAGGTGTTTGAAGATTCATTAG
- the LOC107642831 gene encoding cytochrome P450 71D8-like, which yields MEPQNYLLGIAILVFTVLHFLAKYFKPRSINLPPGPWKLPIIGNIHQVALAGPLPHRSFRELAKKYGPIMHLKLGENSTVVVSSAKLAQEVLKNHDACFQKRPFIAAVPTLVYGPADIAFSPIGQYWRDMRKICTLELLSVKKVQSLASVREAETENLVQKIRESAGSRINLTDMIFSLTIASVYRAAFGNYNKDLDEFVLLIKEVMEIFGGFHWADLFPSIKPLYYLSGLKSKVEKLYKKFDRILEDIVMEHQKKQREGRINVEEEDLVDVLLRVQQSNSLHTKLTISNIKAVVGDVFVAGTETTASTIEWAMAEMIKNPRVMAKAQTELREALRGKKTIHETDIEDLSYLKLVVKETLRLHSPSPLLIPRECTEATNIHGYAIPIKTRVMVNVWAIARDPQYWHDSESFIPERFEDGSLDFKGNNFEYLPFGAGRRICPGMTFGVASVTLPLALLLYHFNWELPSGMKSEDVDMTELAGLAIGRKHALCLIPTVYDP from the exons atgGAACCTCAAAACTACTTACTGGGTATTGCAATTTTGGTCTTCACAGTCTTGCATTTTCTTGCAAAATATTTCAAACCAAGATCCATTAACCTTCCCCCTGGTCCATGGAAATTACCCATCATTGGTAACATCCATCAAGTTGCACTAGCAGGACCACTACCACACCGTTCTTTCAGAGAACTTGCAAAGAAATATGGACCTATCATGCACCTAAAACTCGGTGAGAACTCCACAGTGGTTGTATCATCCGCTAAGCTAGCCCAGGAGGTACTCAAAAACCATGATGCCTGTTTTCAAAAGAGGCCTTTTATTGCTGCTGTTCCAACCCTTGTATATGGCCCTGCAGATATTGCATTCTCTCCCATCGGCCAGTACTGGAGAGACATGCGCAAGATATGTACTCTGGAGCTTTTGAGTGTGAAAAAGGTTCAGTCTCTGGCTTCTGTAAGAGAAGCCGAGACTGAAAATCTCGTTCAGAAGATCCGTGAATCCGCGGGTTCACGGATCAATCTCACTGACATGATTTTCTCCTTGACAATTGCTTCTGTTTACAGGGCGGCATTTGGTAACTACAACAAGGATCTTGACGAGTTTGTGCTTCTGATCAAAGAAGTGATGGAAATTTTTGGAGGGTTTCATTGGGCGGATTTGTTTCCATCCATCAAACCTCTGTATTATTTGAGTGGGTTGAAGTCCAAGGTGGAGAAGCTGTACAAGAAATTTGATAGGATCTTGGAGGATATCGTAATGGAACATCAAAAGAAGCAAAGAGAAGGTAGGATTAATGTAGAGGAGGAAGACCTTGTTGATGTTCTATTGAGAGTGCAGCAAAGTAACAGTCTCCACACCAAGCTAACAATCTCAAACATCAAAGCTGTCGTTGGG GACGTGTTTGTTGCTGGAACGGAAACCACAGCATCAACAATAGAATGGGCCATGGCAGAAATGATAAAGAACCCAAGAGTGATGGCAAAGGCACAAACTGAATTAAGAGAAGCACTTAGAGGAAAGAAAACAATTCATGAAACTGATATTGAAGATCTAAGTTACTTAAAGTTAGTGGTCAAAGAGACACTAAGGTTACACTCACCATCTCCATTGTTAATACCCAGAGAATGCACCGAAGCAACCAACATTCATGGCTATGCTATACCAATCAAAACAAGAGTGATGGTTAATGTGTGGGCAATTGCAAGAGATCCCCAATACTGGCATGATTCTGAGAGTTTTATACCTGAGAGGTTTGAAGATGGTTCTTTGGACTTCAAAGGGAATAATTTTGAGTATTTACCATTTGGGGCAGGAAGAAGAATATGCCCTGGCATGACTTTTGGTGTTGCCAGCGTTACACTTCCTTTGGCTCTCTTACTTTACCATTTCAATTGGGAACTCCCCAGTGGGATGAAGTCTGAAGATGTAGACATGACTGAACTCGCTGGCTTGGCAATTGGAAGAAAACATGCCTTGTGTTTGATTCCCACTGTTTATGATCCATAA